The genomic segment caggacattctgccctccataccattcataaggttagtcccctcactatgtcctaaaccggcacatagaccaggacattctgccctccataccattcacaaggttagtcccctcactatgtcctaaaccggcacatagaccaggacctcctgcccctctcaccacataattcatcattctctacttgggactgattgattattagagtatcaggataacctccaacttcatgaccctcaacatcaacatatacgcacataccatgtcattacagaatctctccacgaaactcatacaatgctcacattccttaactcatattataccattacgaaatctacccataatcctcatacacataccatgacattacagaatctctccgcgagactcataccatactcacattcctcgactcatattatacccttacgacatttccccataatactcatacatgttcagatgcataaattcaaatcaaataaacttcaatcatttcagaaatcatacaaactgaatatattccaacaagatatattacatgataatttaacagtacataatctgtacacaagatttaagttaaaaacttgtcgaggagacttccaggaaagagaggtgcgtcacaatggacaacttaagtaccaagtctttccttagccaaagtgttcctcaactagtttttaacaaatttcttattaacagattcaaaacaacagcatataatatttacaccgaatatcaatatagataaacatacagtaagcattaacaatattcatacataatttcaagacatgaatagtaataaaacagtactaaatcataatataaaagcttagaaagattagctcccctacctctattccagattcctcttgatctgaatttatttccccgaaacccttcagaacctctactcttcttgcaactaaaaatttctccctagctctttcttctctatttctcaagctctcacttgattcctcttttcttggtgcaaaatacccttccctcccatgactatttatagttaaaaaaaattactattcattaatattttaatattatttattattttaatattatttaaaaataatatttcaatcattttctcaccaaatctgatcctaatttctacctactactttcttccatgctaaggaatcttaatgctgaaaatttatttttactatttactttttactatttactattcactttttactatttactattcactttttactattcactattcattttttactattcgattttcttaaaaaaaaatactaaataagttatcaaaaattttaacctctccttctaaaattactataattttatattcaaaatatatatttttctatccattaaaattattattactaataaaatgctaaaatttactattataaatatttttttttttcatgggtcttacagaGTACATCTGTATTCTCTTATTAATAtacaaaatcatatttaaaattttataaatttaagagttttaaaaattatgtattagaATTAATAGGTTATTTAAAACAGtgacatttaattattttaataataaaaattgaaagtataaatagaatttttttaacaaagatttataattttaaaattatattatttttttaatttttttaaaaaatttagatttttttattatatgttcaCTTGTTTGAATATCGGAGTTCGCTAGAGTCATCATTGCAGTGAGCTCTCTAgttttgtttgataaatttttttaatagagtaCATTGATTTTTTGTTCCTTTTCTTAGCCGATATGTTCTTTATGTATATGTGAACCATTTTGGTTCATACGTAGTGTCTggatcttttataaaaaaaatttgttgattaGTGATTTTAATGTCATGATTATATTTATGTTGCTCATAAGAATCGATATAGTCTCTTGTGCATCTAAATGTGTTAATATGTGATTTGTTGAATATTTGTGTCAACTTTATTTTGATATGTCTCTTATGgtatatttaatatgttattttgtgaatattaaaatgatgattGGTTTATAATGTAATATGAGAATGATTGGTAATAATTCAAGGAGGATTAATGGTAGTTACAATAGTgtgtattaatataaattttgtattaggATCTATCGTGtcactctaataatcatccaatcTTAAGTAGAAAAAAATGAGGTATGCAATGAGAGAATGTGGTATGTGATGAGAGGAACATGAGGTCATAGTCTAGGCGTTTTACATTGACCAAAGATGTTAACAGATTAACCttgtgtgtggtagggtgaaacccattacAATGACTCTACAGGGTAGTAGAGATCTCCACAAATACATAACTCACTCGAGTCTGATATCAATATATGTGTTTAGATCGTCCAGTCTAATATGAGTTTGTTGTTATGAATGACTTATATGTAATATTTCTATACTTGTTTTATGATTACTCTTTTTGCATATtaacttacatttttttatgttgtcttatttttttttcttttatttgtaataattatctTAATGGTGTggacaataaaaaataaggataTAGTTTAAGGTAATATtgatatgtataatttttttttaaaagaaaaaaatactttgttCTATTAGCTTAATTATATGACTATATGTTtgtattatatacttttataaattaatgtaatataatagttatatGTTAGTAGTAAATAAGATTATAGATGataattgtaaataaatgttttttatttaataatattaactaaAGTGTAAATcttataaaactttttaattgaGGAAAAATTTACAGTGAGGTATTGAGTAATATGACAAAGTAATATGCGGACACTCGGAAAAAAAGTAAACTAATATATTTATCCACATGTTTCTTTCCAGATACGGAAACTTAATAACCAAAGAAATGCGATGATGTTTTAAAAATCGATACAACAAATTATGAAAACCAAATAAAATTCTCAATCTTTCcataaaatgtaataaaatatttattctttattcccatatttctctttccttttttataaatttttgatACCATCCTTCCTCTAGTTTAAAGATTATAGAAAGGATCCTTAAAAAGAGTATTATAATATATCTAAacgtataaaataaaataagttcatttttttcttcatttgaatcGGTTTAACATTTTGAATTATATGGGGtcttttagtttatatatgacttaaaataacttaaattgaACATCAATTTGTTTGTGATAGTTCAATTTGTTTGTGATAATAGAGTTgtgtttaaatttataattagaatattttcttttatttagttaGAACCACATATAAAAATTAGAGCTATTACGAATTATAAGAATTGGAGTTATTACGAATCTATAAGAATTAGAACTATTTAACAACAagttaaattaagaaaattttctcaaataatattttaattatatgatttgTGCTTGTTTGTATGAATTGGTGTGTGATTATTACTTTCAATTATATGACTTGTGATCATAATTGAAGTAGACTTAAAATAGAGTTGTGAATGTGACTTGTTATTATTAACAATGGCAACAATACAAAAAATGATCTCACTAGTAATTAATTCCATACTAAAAGAAACGTTGAATTAATTGATTCAATTGAACAATGTTtgttacaattatatataaaacgttTAAGAATtggaataattaattttatctgtGCAATcatttaatgtttattaaataagatgtttgtctaaaagtgaaaataaattattgaatttaataaGAAAAGGAGTTCATATTTTCTATAGAATTTTTTGGTACTCTTTTCAGCTTAACATTAAAAAGATACACTGTAAATTATAAATtcgtaatatattttaaaacataaaaatcaatatcaattaatatatatatttgaagacacattatattaacaataaaaaaaaactccaccaaaaaaaatataaattctaagAAAACCAGAGaaactttctttttaatttatttataagtagTTGACtttatttaatcaataattgaattcataaataattaaaatattataatattatgatataagttatataattaaagaatatgattagtatttttcaaatataaaatttcacttAGTATTGGTTATAAAAACTAGCTGCAAATAATGTTTATATCTCATTTAATGTATTAATGAGATCATCTTTATCCTCTCTGTGAtacacaaaattatatttaaaatcctataaaagtttataattatatttccaTATGCATccttatttttatgatataaatttaaaattattgatgcTAATAAGTTTATAGATTATAgattacatttaaaattatattttttaaatgtaacaTCTTGATTAAAATCCGTATTTAGGACCTGATTTACTcgtgttttatataattttttaagttttttaattaatcttaaaaGGTAAAAAGGCCACTTTTATCTtgattattagaaaatatactaagatttattaaactatattaacttaaatattaaatatatattttgtttaaaactaTGTAAACTATACACTTAAAGTATGGGtagaattatattaaatataacagGTGCGAATATTTTGTAAACACAAATATACTCTCATATTACAGTATCTGTCGTGTTATTATGGATAAgggtaataatatttgaaaatatttttttaataatattttaatattatctacgTGTTATAATTGGTTCatgttagtgtttatgattattatttttggttatgaaataattttggatcaatCTTAAAATGATAAgtagataatgttaaaatgttgtcaaaaaataaatttatttattttcttcaacaaaatGTCCTTGATAacttaatatattctttttctttaccttATATATACGTACTATAGGGATAAAATAATCCTAAAagatgtatttttatattttcttaaaataaaaagtaaaaaagaattgtgtaaataaaaataaaatattcatgtatatcaaaatatcatttttcaatctttttttttttcaacttgaAATCTCCTGTACTAAAGAagacacaaattttaaaaaacattaccGATAACTGAAAAagatttcaaattataaaaattcagtATGATTTTCAAATCAGGGTTTAAGCATAATCGACCCCAGGAACtaaaaatttcaactttttataGCACAGGGGTTGCAGATAATCTGGATCCAAACCCAAAACTGTCCTTAGATCATCATTGCTGCCAGCAACgttaatatttgtatatttaaaactaGATGACCAAAAAAGCATTTccttttttgtatattttgagTAGAACCAAACCCGAAATAGAAACAGTAAAATGCAGCAAAATCGTATTTATCCATTTGAATTTTGATGAGGTAAAAAGTAGGAACGCCACGTACTGCGTGCAGCTGTCGCAAAGGCATAACTTAAGGTTTCCTTGTTCATTTGAAGTAGTTGGGGGTTAGTGTTTCACCCTAGCTTCGTTGCTTTGCCTCCTCAAACATGGAGAAGAAAGAGGAGATAATACTTCCATTGCCATCCGAGACCCATCTCAAGGACCTTCCCAATGTTTCCTCCACCTCAAGGCCTGTTGGGTCCCACAAAGGGCACTGTTCTCCGGGTGATGACTCCGACAGCTTCTATGATAAACTCGTTGAGTTGTTGGAGTCTTCTGGACTCACTCTCATGTGAGTGATTTACTGCTTATATAAAACAAACACTTCATTCACTCAACAACATTGTAGCTGCCTCTTGTTTTCATATATTCTTAACGTGCTTCCCATTTTGCGTTTTGTTTCTCTGATGGGGTGGTGAAACACTCCAGTCACGTTTCTTTTTAGCTGTTGTTTGGTTGCTCTCAAGGTGCATTGCATGCAAAGaaagttcactttttttttagtgGGTGCTTCCAGTTTGGCGAGTTTGAGCTCTTGACTTTTCATGATTGTTCTCATGAACAGAAACAGTCACCACcttactaatttaaaattattatctgTTTTTGTCTCAATCGAGGTTTGCAAAATGttacttgttttttttcttacagTTGttctttctctcattttttAGTCTACTGTTGCTGGTTCATCatgaaattttgttatttaatagaTAACTGTGGGGGAGGGTGATGTGAAATATGAAAGGTTTGAATAATAATGCTCTAATCCAATTCTACTTGGCAGTTTCAATGTTCGAGAAACATTGCTGGACTTGTACCTGTTTTACTTGGAGGTGACAAGAAGAGGAGGATATCAACAggtatatacatacatacatacatacatacatatatatatatatatatatatatatatatatatatatatatatatatatatatatatattgcattGCCCTGTGGAAGTGTGGTCCAAATTGACATCAAGATATTTAGTTGTTTTCGTGTGTTATTTTGTCAGTATTGGAGCTTCTCTGTGCATGTGAGTAATGTCAGTATATTGCATGAATTTGTCTCTAATTTAATACAATGTTAATGTCATGGATTTTCTCTTAAATGTTTTCAGGTTGGTCGAGAAAGGAAGTGGGGTGAAGTTGTGATTGCCCTGAAATTGGAAGGGAATAGTGTGAAGTTATCTGCTCAAGTTGAAAGGCTTTACTCACATCTTCTCTACCAGTTTGAGCAATTGTACTTCTACAGGCGTCCTGAAAAGCTAGCTTTCCGATCTGCCAGCAACAAAGGTTAGCCCAATATCCctattgttatttgttatttaagtTGATACAATACAAATTCAATCTGGCATTTGAGCATAAGTTTGATATGGAATGTTCTTGGCAGTTTCTACATACATTTACTGCTTAGACATGCATAACACAAGACATTTCAGCAacatttttatttgatgtttttgcTACATTTTGGTTTTTGGCTGAAAATGTACTGATTGACCTTAAAGGCTCCTTTTGCTCCCTTTCCACGTCTTCCTCTTTAGAAGAAGGTCCGCTTAGGAAGAAGAGGATTTCAACAGTGAGTTTGGCTCCTATGATGGATAGTAAAGATGATCAGAAGGCCACAGAAATGTCCAAGCAATACTCTTGCCACATGACAGGTTTGTTGATTGGCTAAAATCTTTTCAGGCTTTGAGACTATGTAAATCGGTTTTCTTCAGTAACGCTTATGACTTCAGAGATGCTTATGCTATACTTTTTGTTCCAACTTAGCTGGGGCTGGGTATGTGCAACAGCCTGTGCTTTTACCAACACCTccgaaagaaaagaagaaacgCCGAGGTGCCCCGGTGGGACGAAAGACTGCATATCAGATATTCCTCAAGCATGAATGTGCTCGGTTGAAAACTTGCAATGAGGTCTTGGATGGAAAAATACTGAGTATGGCTATTCATTCATGGAGGACCATGTCTGAAACTGAGAAACAGGTATGTAAAAGTTGGTCTGGTTGGCTTATTATGTATTCCATTTCTGATAACTTTTCATGCAGCCATATGTAGAGGAAAGCAAGAAGAACAAAGAAGAAATTAAGGAAGCAATGGTTAGACGCAGTAAACAGCAGAGCAGCCAAGATACCAGCCAAGAGACCAGGGAAGAGAAGTGGTCTAGTATTTGTGGTGATTACCATGTAACTTTGCAACCTGAAGCAGATGTAGCTCTTAAAATGACTGAAAAAGCACCAATGGATCCTCCATTTCAGATGGATTGGGATGGAAATTGTTCACTTGATTTTGCAACAAGGGAATCCGAGTAACTCCACTAGTTGTAGACGGGTTTTTTCTGCTCTGAGACCATATCTGAGCATTCAGCAGTTCTCTCTTTACAGTGGCTCGATCCTTGCTgctatgtatatatttatatccaTGGTTTTGGAACAGCTTAAATGGGCCTGTAATAGTTGCGTCATAGCATTTTCTCTTGACACTAGGAAAGTATGTAGATATATGTAGCAAAGTCTTGTATGGTAACGCAAACTTGTGTGGTGTAACTCCTATTCCAGACTGCGTTTTCCTTGGGACTTAACATTTGCAATGAAGCTTTAATTCCTCTATTCTCTTCCTCTATGTTTCGGATTCTGATTTAACTAATCtctttttcattcaaatttCACGTGGTATTTATAGGCTCATGAAGTATTCAAATTGTTTGATTAGATAATCCgaaaggttaaatttaattaacttcaaaaatagttagaaaattaaattgttgAACAAGCATCAGTACATATTAGTTCCGAGTTTGAATGACTGAGTGGGAATTATGAGCGGATAAAGAGAactaaacagaaaataaaagaggGGGGTGTACGTTAGTAAAAGagggtgtatttagtattaTTCATCTGTATTTGGCAAAAGAGCATGTAAGGCCGAATAAAGCCCGATATAGAAAAAAGATAAGATTCATAAGTCAGTGTTGGTACAACAGCCAACTACcaaaaaagtttaagaaaaaatatttccttttttttaaaaaatgtttcttttcaattaaactattttttttttcactttttaaactTTTGTAATTACAACAGACAAGtctaaaacaatataaaaaacatacatAAGTTCTACTGGAGTATTAGCGTAATTGAGATGTAAACTAATGATAACATTTAAATTAGTATCCATACAGTGAAAAGAGGTATTcaaataatatgaatttaatttatttatttttattacaaagtaaattaatgataaaaaaagataaatttggtATTTGTATGTCTCTGACAAAATTCttagaaaaagaacaagaaaaatcatattGATCCTAATAACAAGTCTTGCTTCAGTAATAAAAATTTTGCAACATTATTTTCCTACAGCCCAGCCCTATGTAAATTAATAAgcttgaaaataataatagaaatacaATCACAGaatcatattaataaataagaGGAAGTGATACATTGAATCAAAATATGACTAAGTTCTAGGAGGACACGTGAATGTGACTAAGCACGTGTACTAAGTCAACataaaaatttgattataaacACTGATAGTGCTGTAGTTTTTGTGGCCTACTAGTGTTCTTCGTAGTTGTTAGCTGTATCTTGTGATCTACCTTCTAGAAGTAAATAAATGTGGGTCTGCCACATGTGAAAAACGACTTCGCTTTGAAACTGTGTCTTAAGAACTTGATTAAAGGATAAtccataaatattaaattctaTATATGAATATAATCTCTTCTTTTAAATCAATAGTTCTTTTAAATGCTGAAACGtaaaaattttacatcaatAATTCATAATCCTCTTCTCACATGGCTAACTTTTCCATTCATCATCTTATGGGCCATCGTCTTCACttataaaaatctataaatattcaaaattatttttatgtatctAACAAACACCATCCTTTTCACTTGTAAAGGAAGATTGTTAAGAATCTTGAGATACTCTCGTCATCTTCTCTTGTTATCACTTTGGATTACTTATCAACTAAGTATGCGTTTGGTTTACAATTtcagaaattaatttaaaccaaCTTCACTATACAATTGATTTTAGTCAAAAGTGCGTCTGAGTagattgatttatgttttaaaagtgtttttgaTGGAAAAGTGGTTTTGAAATAACAAATGTGGTTAAAGTAGTAAACTATATATGACTATATTTTTGTGAACAATATCAAATGAGATTTCACTTCAGCACAGCGACAAAACATTGTTTCTCGGATAGAGAACAAGTCGTAACTTTGATGAAGTACAATTCGATTATATAAGTATGAAACAAACACTTTAACATAGATTTGAAAGCACGTTTAATGTTTGAGACGTGGTTCTACAACATGTGTTAAACATATATGAAAACAGTCTAGAAACACTTGACTCAAACCCCCTCATAAAAgtggatttaatatatattattaaagtcCACACCcaatataacataaatttataatatataaataagtataaattttattttataaattgatttgatgaaattgaGTTAGGCATAATATTCACtttttaatatagtattaattatatttatgagtttaagTTTATCATAACAATGcatataaattaatacaaataaatttcagAAAAAGAGATAGTTTAAAACATAGGCAGTCTTTTGGTATGAAGTCAAATGTTATACGCTTTTGTAGAGATAACTTGTATAAATGAATAAAGTGTAAAACACTTGAAGAAACATTTAAAGAATGCATTTCTATCTCTTAACGTTCTTCTAGTACAATGCAGAACATTTGAAAAAACGTTGTACTTTTGTGATCCTAGAGATAAagaaaacacaacacaacagaAAAACTAGTACTATTCATAATGTATTTAATACCTTAAGCGCTTAGGCAGGGTACGAGCATGGATTAACAAAGTGTAAAACACTTGAAGAAACATTCAAAAAATGTATTTCTATCTCTTAATGTTATTATGGTACAATGCACAACATTTGAAAAagtgttatatttttgttatctgCACATATAAACAGAACACAACACAAACGACAAACTAgtactatttaatattttatgtgtttagGCATTGTACATGTACTTAGCATTAAAACAGTCTCTGTTTTCACATTAACGTTTAGGATAAAGTTAATATGATTAAAACGTTAAATAATTTATCCTAAAcgattaatttttattagatgCACtgtttattaaactttaaaatacaaGTTGTTAAAcgatattgttttattaaacaattttgtcttaTATACTCAAATTTTAGCTAAAATAATCTAAAGCATCAACTCGTTTTTTTGTCTGTTGTGTTGTTTGAATTAACATATacttaattattgatattttatactttatCTGTGTAActttttatacttatatattgatatatttatcttattaataactaaaatcaatttctttattttcaagtgaattaactcattttaaaaacaaaagggATTTTGTATTTGACACTGAGGAAAAGTCACACGCCTACTATTTTTGACAAATGCTTCTCCTCACTTCATAGCTTTATCAACTAACTAAATTATGCAAACAAATGTATGTCTTTTACATAATTCAATCTCACACCATTAGTCATACATGGACATGTGTTTATGGCAACCTCATATCActtcacaaaaaaattattaaatactttttttcaaaacattaaaaaattatgttttattcttaaactaaattatatgttacttatctttatattttataaaaaagttgtagttgttggatttttttttataacaaaataaatttcatagtGGACAAATGTCACTCAGTAGATCATGTTTTACATAACTTTTAAACacaaacaatataatatataatttagttttgagaataaacaatttaaaaaaaaataaaaataaaaatatatatatatatatatatatatatatatatatatatataattcacaGTCAGACACGAATTTATATGTGATAATTTCCAAGCAATTAATTCTTTATCTGAACAGTAACTATGCAACCACTTCTTTTGTTGTCAAAGAATTCACGGAAAATAATTAGTTGAGACAGTTCTTCAACTCATTTTTGtgttttgaaaagagaaaaggacACATTTGTTAAGACAATTCTATGCAacgtgttattattattattattattattattattattattattatttgttttttaatagtAGGTAGTGAAAACTACAACATTTTTTGTCAACTCTCA from the Vigna angularis cultivar LongXiaoDou No.4 chromosome 3, ASM1680809v1, whole genome shotgun sequence genome contains:
- the LOC108325455 gene encoding high mobility group B protein 10 isoform X2, coding for MEKKEEIILPLPSETHLKDLPNVSSTSRPVGSHKGHCSPGDDSDSFYDKLVELLESSGLTLIFNVRETLLDLYLFYLEVTRRGGYQQVGRERKWGEVVIALKLEGNSVKLSAQVERLYSHLLYQFEQLYFYRRPEKLAFRSASNKEEGPLRKKRISTVSLAPMMDSKDDQKATEMSKQYSCHMTAGAGYVQQPVLLPTPPKEKKKRRGAPVGRKTAYQIFLKHECARLKTCNEVLDGKILSMAIHSWRTMSETEKQPYVEESKKNKEEIKEAMVRRSKQQSSQDTSQETREEKWSSICGDYHVTLQPEADVALKMTEKAPMDPPFQMDWDGNCSLDFATRESE
- the LOC108325455 gene encoding high mobility group B protein 10 isoform X3, translated to MEKKEEIILPLPSETHLKDLPNVSSTSRPVGSHKGHCSPGDDSDSFYDKLVELLESSGLTLIFNVRETLLDLYLFYLEVTRRGGYQQVGRERKWGEVVIALKLEGNSVKLSAQVERLYSHLLYQFEQLYFYRRPEKLAFRSASNKEGPLRKKRISTVSLAPMMDSKDDQKATEMSKQYSCHMTAGAGYVQQPVLLPTPPKEKKKRRGAPVGRKTAYQIFLKHECARLKTCNEVLDGKILSMAIHSWRTMSETEKQPYVEESKKNKEEIKEAMVRRSKQQSSQDTSQETREEKWSSICGDYHVTLQPEADVALKMTEKAPMDPPFQMDWDGNCSLDFATRESE
- the LOC108325455 gene encoding high mobility group B protein 10 isoform X1 yields the protein MEKKEEIILPLPSETHLKDLPNVSSTSRPVGSHKGHCSPGDDSDSFYDKLVELLESSGLTLIFNVRETLLDLYLFYLEVTRRGGYQQVGRERKWGEVVIALKLEGNSVKLSAQVERLYSHLLYQFEQLYFYRRPEKLAFRSASNKGSFCSLSTSSSLEEGPLRKKRISTVSLAPMMDSKDDQKATEMSKQYSCHMTAGAGYVQQPVLLPTPPKEKKKRRGAPVGRKTAYQIFLKHECARLKTCNEVLDGKILSMAIHSWRTMSETEKQPYVEESKKNKEEIKEAMVRRSKQQSSQDTSQETREEKWSSICGDYHVTLQPEADVALKMTEKAPMDPPFQMDWDGNCSLDFATRESE